A stretch of bacterium DNA encodes these proteins:
- a CDS encoding DUF2339 domain-containing protein, producing the protein MPENDPRLEAIEARLARIEAALGLHDAEEGAASASATTSATATSADDGRAARREPARRPRPSGPRLDPTQLMAWGASFAFILAAGYFVKLVYDAGWLTPERQIGLAGLCGIALIGGGLAFARVDRSYAAYLPAVGTVVLYLAVFSGHVFYDFFGLMTALAAVAAITLTAIWLGRRLGNSAYSLLAATGTYLTPLLIDAARADIIDLVVYFSAWGLLFSFVALQEGRRTTYLAALYFALFGFDIAFRMTDESAWALAAGYQLLQFAVFSATSVAFTIRHERPMTSGEAATHGLALFYFYAIEFLVLKEHAPALAPWLALASVAAVVVLYLFARSRMDDAGRLEAGALLTSTYASVVTAHIVYVELMPDGWHAWAGLLVPLAFGFVLRTTPRPSRALLPAAAVSGIVFVVSFLRAIFGPEGGDDVPMPALLLMLYAAALYGIYGVFRSRPEGFRAAPLSLYAGHGALLTASVRFLDSAMAISVAWAVLAILLLLYSIKRLDRTVGQSSLVIFTASSLKVLIHDLSDSTPIVRVVTLVVLAASLYAGGWLYQKIGGNDDAYHPDPRVNEQLNLIRRLAGPDRSDEDVAAELVRRGVECLDPGKEWTADLVARIRQEFGFR; encoded by the coding sequence ATGCCGGAGAACGATCCGCGACTCGAAGCGATCGAAGCGCGACTGGCCCGAATCGAGGCGGCCCTCGGGCTCCACGACGCGGAGGAAGGAGCGGCATCGGCCTCCGCCACCACCTCGGCGACCGCGACCTCCGCCGACGACGGTCGCGCCGCTCGCCGCGAGCCCGCGCGCCGTCCGCGCCCGAGCGGGCCGCGCCTCGATCCGACGCAGCTGATGGCCTGGGGCGCCAGCTTCGCGTTCATCCTGGCCGCGGGCTACTTCGTGAAGCTCGTCTACGACGCGGGTTGGCTGACGCCCGAACGTCAGATCGGCCTCGCCGGACTCTGCGGCATCGCCCTGATCGGTGGAGGCCTGGCCTTCGCCCGCGTCGATCGAAGCTATGCCGCCTATCTCCCGGCGGTCGGAACCGTCGTCCTCTACCTGGCCGTCTTCTCGGGCCACGTCTTCTACGACTTCTTCGGTCTGATGACCGCGCTCGCCGCCGTCGCCGCGATCACGTTGACGGCGATCTGGCTGGGTCGACGACTCGGGAACAGCGCCTACTCCCTGCTGGCCGCGACGGGCACGTACCTCACGCCGCTGCTCATCGACGCGGCCCGCGCCGACATCATTGACCTCGTCGTGTACTTCTCGGCCTGGGGTCTGCTCTTCTCGTTCGTCGCCCTGCAGGAAGGTCGCCGAACCACCTATCTCGCCGCGCTCTACTTCGCCCTCTTCGGCTTCGACATCGCGTTCCGCATGACCGACGAGTCGGCCTGGGCGCTCGCGGCCGGCTATCAGCTCCTGCAGTTCGCCGTCTTCTCGGCGACTTCCGTCGCCTTCACGATCCGCCACGAACGACCGATGACCTCGGGCGAGGCGGCGACGCACGGACTCGCACTCTTCTACTTCTACGCGATCGAGTTCCTCGTGCTGAAGGAGCACGCACCGGCGCTGGCGCCATGGCTCGCCCTGGCGAGCGTGGCCGCGGTCGTCGTGCTCTATCTCTTCGCCCGCTCGCGGATGGACGACGCCGGTCGTCTCGAGGCGGGTGCGCTCCTCACGAGCACCTACGCGTCGGTCGTCACGGCACACATCGTCTACGTCGAGCTGATGCCCGACGGATGGCATGCCTGGGCCGGCCTGCTGGTTCCGCTTGCCTTCGGGTTCGTGCTCCGCACGACGCCCCGTCCGAGTCGCGCGCTCCTCCCCGCGGCCGCCGTCTCGGGGATCGTCTTCGTGGTGTCCTTCTTGCGAGCCATCTTCGGCCCCGAAGGTGGCGACGACGTCCCGATGCCGGCGCTCCTCCTGATGCTCTACGCCGCCGCGCTCTACGGGATCTACGGCGTCTTCCGTTCGCGCCCGGAGGGCTTCCGCGCGGCGCCGCTCTCGCTCTACGCCGGACACGGCGCCCTGCTGACGGCGAGCGTACGCTTCCTCGACAGCGCGATGGCCATCTCCGTCGCGTGGGCGGTGCTCGCGATCCTGCTCCTGCTCTACTCGATCAAGCGCCTCGATCGTACGGTGGGCCAGTCTTCGCTCGTGATCTTCACGGCCTCGAGCCTCAAGGTCCTGATCCACGACCTGTCGGACAGCACGCCGATCGTGCGCGTCGTCACCCTCGTCGTGCTCGCGGCGAGTCTCTACGCGGGAGGCTGGCTCTACCAGAAGATCGGCGGCAACGACGACGCCTATCATCCCGATCCTCGCGTGAACGAACAGCTCAACCTCATCCGACGACTCGCAGGCCCCGACCGGAGCGACGAGGACGTCGCGGCGGAGCTGGTCCGGCGCGGCGTCGAGTGCCTCGACCCCGGCAAGGAGTGGACGGCCGACCTGGTCGCGCGCATTCGCCAGGAATTCGGCTTCCGCTGA